A single window of Candidatus Eremiobacterota bacterium DNA harbors:
- a CDS encoding cupin domain-containing protein has translation MTHTALRTAVVAALAFGAGLAVARLPQPARAAAAPLQPAVIDIAAITAADLPTPAPASPNLRSKLLVAADGATAQVQIGTVIKHYHADANEVQYVVSGSGTEWLGDKQVALKPGMMIVIPAGTPHAGTTDANLKIVSWKTPPQAPTDVHPVP, from the coding sequence ATGACGCACACCGCACTCCGCACCGCCGTGGTCGCCGCCCTCGCCTTCGGCGCGGGCCTCGCGGTCGCGCGCCTCCCGCAGCCCGCGCGCGCCGCCGCCGCGCCGCTCCAACCCGCGGTCATCGACATCGCCGCGATCACCGCGGCCGACTTGCCGACGCCGGCACCAGCCTCGCCGAACCTGCGCTCGAAGCTGCTGGTCGCCGCCGACGGCGCGACCGCGCAAGTTCAGATCGGCACCGTCATCAAGCACTATCACGCCGACGCGAACGAAGTCCAGTACGTCGTCTCGGGCTCCGGCACCGAATGGCTCGGCGACAAGCAAGTCGCCTTGAAACCCGGCATGATGATCGTCATCCCCGCCGGCACACCGCACGCCGGCACGACCGACGCGAACCTGAAGATCGTCTCCTGGAAAACCCCGCCCCAAGCCCCGACCGACGTCCATCCGGTTCCGTAA
- a CDS encoding DNA internalization-related competence protein ComEC/Rec2 gives MVRAPLLLPALAFAGAIAADAHGLAAFACCAALGAAAFARARVAALAALTGLACALWHGHPAMLTAESRIGHFAGTVVGDVRNDENGASFAFALDGGVVVRAQLHNGTAAAGERLVLRGRLVPFDEARNPGEPSRRALALGEGLAGELIADRTIARAAPEPRDVRTWSARLRALLSARLRTVLREPEATVVAGALWGERGTLSRELHDDFQATGTVHVLVTAGLHLGVIAWFAGTLFALCRTPRTAAALATIPCVVAYAWLSGAHLPSQRAAVMVSTALLARACGARLLSWNALALAAIVVAALWPASVTTVSFALSFSCVGAILFFAKPLQHALERLALPERVREALALTIATQIGVWPLSAATFGLVAPYAVLANAVVVPATGVAMIAGIASLALAHVPVLGRAAATVATWDVDAILRVVGAVAALPGAHVRVAPPPALAIVAYDAVAVVAALVLPRSARIAAALVVLASAGVLLTTLRLPDGKLTVTMLDVGQGDGIVIRTPRGHVILIDSGGRLERGRGAQGRSPAELVGERIVLGYLQREGIRHVDLLVITHPHGDHVGGCLPIVQALHVDAIGDSGQTYGGRAYNDCIAAAHERRIPIVLVRRGMHYATGDGVTFDALAPQEPLLEDGSNDVNENSVVLMLRYRCPGCARPFGMLFTGDAGAQTEARILANGDDVAADVLKVGHHGSAYSSTPEFVRAVHPRYALISVGRHNRFGHPAPSTLATLHANGAAVYRTDRCAATTVAVDSQARAHVRSLLGCAGAE, from the coding sequence GTGGTCCGCGCTCCGCTGCTGCTCCCCGCCCTCGCCTTCGCCGGCGCAATCGCCGCCGACGCGCACGGCCTCGCGGCCTTTGCGTGCTGCGCCGCGCTCGGCGCGGCCGCGTTCGCGCGCGCACGCGTCGCGGCGCTTGCGGCCCTGACGGGGCTGGCGTGCGCGCTGTGGCACGGCCACCCGGCGATGCTGACCGCGGAGTCCCGGATCGGCCACTTCGCCGGGACGGTCGTCGGCGACGTGCGCAACGACGAAAACGGTGCGAGCTTTGCGTTCGCGCTGGACGGCGGCGTCGTCGTGCGCGCGCAGCTGCATAACGGCACCGCGGCTGCCGGCGAACGGCTGGTGCTGCGCGGGCGGCTGGTTCCGTTCGACGAGGCGCGCAACCCGGGCGAGCCGTCGCGGCGCGCGCTCGCGCTCGGGGAAGGACTCGCCGGCGAGCTGATCGCGGATCGCACGATCGCGCGGGCAGCACCCGAACCGCGCGACGTGCGCACCTGGTCTGCGCGGCTGCGCGCGCTTCTCTCCGCGCGGCTGCGAACGGTGCTGCGCGAACCGGAGGCGACCGTCGTCGCCGGCGCGCTGTGGGGCGAACGCGGCACGCTTTCGCGCGAGCTCCACGACGATTTTCAAGCGACGGGAACCGTGCACGTGCTCGTCACCGCGGGGCTGCATCTCGGCGTGATCGCCTGGTTCGCCGGCACACTGTTCGCGCTGTGCCGAACGCCGCGCACCGCGGCGGCGCTCGCGACGATTCCGTGCGTCGTCGCGTACGCCTGGCTCAGCGGCGCGCACCTGCCTTCGCAGCGCGCGGCGGTGATGGTGTCGACGGCGCTGCTCGCGCGGGCGTGCGGCGCGCGGCTGCTCTCGTGGAACGCGCTCGCGCTCGCGGCGATCGTCGTCGCCGCGCTGTGGCCGGCGTCCGTGACCACCGTCTCGTTCGCGCTCTCGTTCTCGTGCGTCGGAGCGATCCTGTTCTTCGCCAAGCCGCTGCAGCACGCGCTCGAACGGCTCGCGCTGCCGGAGCGGGTTCGGGAAGCGCTCGCGCTGACGATCGCGACGCAGATCGGCGTGTGGCCGCTCAGCGCGGCGACGTTCGGGCTCGTCGCGCCGTACGCCGTCCTGGCGAACGCCGTCGTCGTGCCGGCGACCGGCGTCGCGATGATCGCCGGCATCGCCTCGCTCGCGCTCGCGCACGTTCCGGTGCTCGGCCGAGCCGCGGCGACGGTCGCGACCTGGGACGTCGACGCGATCCTGCGCGTCGTCGGCGCGGTCGCCGCGCTGCCGGGCGCGCACGTGCGCGTCGCGCCGCCGCCGGCGCTCGCGATCGTCGCGTACGACGCCGTCGCGGTCGTCGCCGCGCTCGTGCTACCGCGCAGCGCGCGCATCGCAGCCGCGCTGGTCGTGCTCGCGAGCGCCGGCGTGCTCCTCACGACGCTGCGCCTGCCCGACGGGAAGCTGACGGTGACGATGCTCGACGTCGGGCAAGGCGACGGGATCGTGATCCGCACGCCGCGCGGCCACGTCATTCTGATCGACAGCGGCGGACGGCTCGAGCGCGGCCGCGGCGCGCAAGGACGCTCGCCGGCCGAGCTGGTCGGCGAACGGATCGTCCTCGGCTATCTGCAGCGCGAAGGAATACGGCACGTCGACTTGCTGGTCATCACCCACCCGCACGGCGACCACGTCGGCGGCTGTTTGCCGATCGTGCAGGCGCTGCACGTCGACGCCATCGGCGATTCGGGACAAACGTACGGCGGTCGCGCGTACAACGACTGCATCGCCGCGGCGCACGAGCGCCGCATCCCGATCGTGCTCGTGCGGCGCGGCATGCACTACGCGACCGGCGACGGCGTGACGTTCGACGCGCTCGCGCCGCAAGAGCCGCTACTCGAGGACGGTTCCAACGACGTCAACGAGAACAGCGTCGTCCTCATGCTGCGGTACCGGTGCCCCGGCTGCGCCCGCCCTTTTGGGATGCTCTTCACCGGCGACGCGGGCGCCCAAACGGAAGCGCGCATCCTGGCGAACGGCGACGACGTCGCGGCAGACGTCCTCAAAGTCGGACATCATGGCTCGGCCTACTCCTCGACGCCCGAGTTCGTTCGCGCGGTGCACCCGCGCTACGCGCTGATTAGCGTCGGACGGCATAACCGCTTCGGCCACCCCGCGCCTTCGACGCTCGCGACGCTGCACGCAAACGGAGCAGCCGTCTACCGTACCGATCGCTGTGCCGCGACGACGGTCGCCGTGGACTCGCAGGCGCGGGCGCACGTGCGGTCGCTGCTCGGCTGCGCGGGGGCCGAATAG
- a CDS encoding nicotinamidase produces MTYTIRPDDALIVVDVQHDFLPGGALGVAEGERIFEPIDELAPRFARVYATRDWHPPDHSSYAEQGGPWPVHCVAGTHGAAFDPRLDLQNVDVVVDKGIDRETDGYSGFAATSLESDLREHGVKRVFVCGLATDYCVKATALDARAAGFEVVVIEDASAAVNVDPADEERALREIRSAGAAVARSGEIAGDARLVRR; encoded by the coding sequence ATGACCTATACCATTCGGCCCGACGACGCGCTGATCGTCGTCGACGTGCAACACGACTTTCTCCCCGGCGGCGCGCTCGGCGTGGCGGAGGGCGAGCGCATCTTCGAGCCGATCGACGAGCTCGCGCCGCGCTTCGCGCGCGTCTACGCGACCCGCGACTGGCACCCGCCGGACCACTCCTCGTACGCGGAGCAGGGCGGTCCGTGGCCGGTTCACTGCGTCGCCGGAACGCACGGCGCGGCGTTCGATCCGCGGCTCGATCTGCAGAACGTCGACGTCGTCGTCGACAAGGGGATCGACCGTGAGACCGACGGCTACAGCGGGTTCGCCGCGACGTCGCTCGAGAGCGACCTGCGCGAGCACGGCGTCAAGCGGGTGTTCGTGTGCGGGCTCGCGACGGACTACTGCGTGAAGGCGACCGCGCTCGACGCGCGCGCGGCGGGCTTCGAGGTCGTCGTGATCGAGGACGCCTCGGCGGCGGTCAACGTCGACCCGGCCGACGAAGAGCGCGCGCTGCGGGAGATCAGGTCCGCCGGCGCCGCCGTGGCGCGCAGCGGCGAGATCGCCGGGGACGCCCGTCTCGTACGGCGCTAG
- a CDS encoding type II toxin-antitoxin system HicA family toxin, giving the protein MAGTMREHNRRAVVRLLLSFGFRSLGGPHEKFVHSNGRLTVVPRQTTISAGACRKIVRQVGISPQRFDRMVRR; this is encoded by the coding sequence ATGGCGGGCACGATGCGAGAACACAATCGGCGCGCCGTCGTACGCCTACTGCTCTCGTTCGGGTTCCGCAGCCTCGGCGGCCCGCACGAGAAATTCGTTCATTCGAACGGGCGATTGACAGTCGTACCGCGACAGACTACGATCTCGGCCGGCGCGTGTCGAAAAATCGTGCGACAGGTCGGAATATCTCCTCAACGCTTCGACAGAATGGTACGTCGATGA
- a CDS encoding GDP-mannose 4,6-dehydratase, translated as MRIVVTGGAGFIGSHLVDAFLGEGHEVVVVDNLWSHGGGRRENVPEGVSFVHMDVRDEVGIERIFTEFKPEVVSHHAAQHSVAIGARDPKYDANVNVIGMLNVLEAAVKAGSRKVIFASSAATYGDVAAMPVDESSPQHPVSPYGITKMVTEHYLRFFKSEHGLDYTALRYGNVYGPRQDPNGEAGVIAIFLGKFLQRQGVRIDWDGEQTRDYVYVGDVVRANLAALTKGSGEIYVVGTGKKTSVNEIYRAMVQVTGFEAPVTRAERRPGDAREVYFNPAKARRELGWEAQVPLVEGMRKTYEYFRDKEKTAAAS; from the coding sequence ATGCGTATCGTCGTCACCGGCGGAGCCGGGTTTATCGGATCGCACCTCGTCGACGCGTTCCTTGGCGAGGGACACGAAGTCGTCGTGGTCGACAACCTCTGGTCCCACGGCGGCGGCCGCCGCGAAAACGTTCCGGAAGGCGTCTCGTTCGTGCACATGGACGTGCGCGACGAGGTCGGGATCGAGCGAATCTTCACCGAGTTCAAGCCCGAGGTCGTCTCGCACCATGCCGCGCAGCACTCGGTGGCGATCGGCGCGCGCGACCCGAAGTACGACGCGAACGTCAACGTGATCGGAATGCTGAACGTGCTGGAGGCCGCGGTCAAGGCCGGTTCGCGCAAGGTCATCTTCGCCTCGAGCGCGGCGACATACGGCGACGTCGCGGCGATGCCGGTCGACGAGAGCTCGCCGCAGCACCCCGTCTCGCCGTACGGCATCACCAAGATGGTCACCGAGCACTACCTGCGCTTTTTCAAGAGCGAGCACGGCCTCGACTACACCGCGCTGCGGTACGGCAACGTCTACGGCCCGCGCCAGGACCCGAACGGCGAAGCCGGCGTCATCGCGATCTTCCTGGGCAAGTTCCTGCAGCGCCAAGGCGTGCGCATCGACTGGGACGGCGAGCAGACGCGCGACTACGTCTACGTGGGCGACGTCGTGCGCGCGAACCTCGCGGCGCTCACGAAAGGCTCCGGCGAGATCTACGTCGTCGGCACCGGCAAGAAGACGTCGGTGAACGAGATCTACCGCGCGATGGTCCAAGTGACCGGCTTCGAAGCGCCGGTCACGCGAGCCGAGCGCCGTCCCGGCGACGCGCGCGAGGTCTACTTCAACCCGGCCAAAGCGCGGCGCGAGCTCGGCTGGGAGGCGCAGGTGCCGCTCGTCGAGGGAATGCGCAAAACCTACGAATACTTCCGCGACAAGGAAAAGACCGCCGCCGCGTCATGA